The Carnobacterium divergens genome includes a window with the following:
- the treP gene encoding PTS system trehalose-specific EIIBC component, giving the protein MADYKKDAQLLLEDIGGKENISAVTHCATRMRFVLVDPALADKEKIEKIATVKGTFTQAGQFQVIIGNDVPTFYNEFVKLSGNEGGSKDQVKNAAKQNMNIVQRAMAVLAEIFSPIIPAIIVGGLILGFRNVIGEVPMGFLDGKTIVETSVFWNGVNSFLWLIGEAIFHFLPVGITWSIAKKMGTTQILGIVLGITLVSPQLLNAYAVAETAAKDIPFWDFGFAQVNMIGYQAQVIPAMLAGFMLAYLEIWLRKFIPQAVSMIFVPFFSLVPTVLMAHLVLGPIGWKIGSFVSMIVNTGLASSFNWLFGALFGFLYAPLVITGLHHMTNAIDLQLVADFGGTNLWPMIALSNIAQGSAVLAIIFLHRGNKEEEQISIPAAISCYLGVTEPAIFGINLKYVYPFIAAMIGSGVAGLISTLFNVTALSIGVGGLPGILSIQPPYYLIFAICMLIAIVVPFGLTVAFRKYGVFNKLDPIDEETGKIVA; this is encoded by the coding sequence ATGGCAGATTACAAAAAAGATGCCCAGTTGTTGTTAGAAGATATTGGTGGAAAAGAGAATATTTCAGCAGTCACTCATTGTGCAACTAGAATGCGTTTTGTATTAGTAGATCCCGCACTTGCAGATAAAGAAAAAATTGAAAAAATCGCTACCGTTAAAGGAACCTTTACTCAAGCTGGTCAATTCCAAGTAATAATTGGGAATGATGTTCCAACGTTTTATAATGAATTTGTTAAATTATCCGGAAATGAAGGCGGTTCAAAAGATCAAGTTAAAAATGCTGCCAAACAAAATATGAACATCGTTCAACGAGCAATGGCTGTTTTAGCTGAGATATTTTCACCAATCATTCCAGCAATTATTGTAGGTGGTTTGATTTTAGGATTTCGTAATGTGATTGGTGAAGTACCGATGGGTTTCTTGGATGGAAAAACGATTGTGGAAACTTCGGTCTTTTGGAATGGTGTGAATAGCTTTCTATGGTTGATTGGCGAAGCGATTTTCCATTTCCTACCAGTAGGAATTACATGGAGCATTGCTAAAAAGATGGGAACCACTCAAATTCTTGGGATTGTATTAGGGATTACATTGGTCTCACCACAGCTATTAAATGCGTATGCAGTGGCAGAAACGGCTGCTAAAGATATTCCATTCTGGGACTTCGGTTTTGCTCAAGTGAATATGATTGGCTATCAAGCACAAGTTATTCCAGCAATGCTAGCTGGTTTTATGTTAGCGTATCTTGAAATATGGTTACGTAAATTTATTCCACAAGCAGTTTCGATGATTTTTGTTCCATTCTTTTCACTTGTTCCAACGGTGCTAATGGCTCATCTTGTACTAGGTCCAATCGGTTGGAAAATTGGTAGCTTTGTTTCAATGATTGTAAACACTGGTTTAGCAAGTAGTTTTAACTGGTTGTTCGGTGCATTATTTGGTTTCTTGTATGCCCCACTTGTTATTACAGGCTTACATCATATGACGAATGCGATTGATTTGCAGTTGGTAGCTGATTTTGGCGGAACAAACCTTTGGCCAATGATTGCACTTTCAAATATTGCACAAGGTTCTGCTGTACTGGCAATTATTTTCTTACACCGTGGCAATAAAGAAGAAGAACAGATCTCGATTCCAGCAGCAATTTCATGTTATCTAGGCGTAACAGAACCCGCTATTTTTGGGATTAATTTAAAATACGTGTATCCGTTTATCGCAGCGATGATTGGTTCAGGTGTAGCTGGATTGATTTCGACATTGTTTAATGTAACGGCGTTGTCAATCGGTGTTGGTGGTTTACCGGGTATCTTATCTATTCAACCGCCGTATTATCTAATTTTTGCCATTTGTATGTTGATTGCAATCGTAGTACCATTTGGATTGACCGTTGCTTTTCGTAAGTATGGAGTCTTCAATAAATTAGATCCAATCGATGAAGAAACGGGTAAAATTGTAGCGTAG
- the dhaS gene encoding dihydroxyacetone kinase transcriptional activator DhaS — MHDSLITKKVIAHSLKELMETIPFQKISIRDIMTHCDIRRQTFYYHFQDKYELLAWIYNQEASENIEDYLDYEHWTKVITRLFEYLAENKTFYNNALAITEQNSFDRYFFDHTQNLLLKIITDMMAQQQIELPEETLTFFNAFYSHAFVGTAKDWLMHGCPVPPRELSENIQLIVEDSFLSTLKRYEKQKNNH, encoded by the coding sequence ATGCACGATTCGTTAATTACCAAAAAAGTAATTGCACATTCATTGAAAGAATTGATGGAAACCATACCTTTTCAAAAAATTTCAATTCGAGATATTATGACCCACTGTGACATCAGACGTCAAACTTTCTATTATCACTTTCAAGATAAGTATGAGTTACTTGCTTGGATCTACAATCAAGAAGCTAGTGAAAACATTGAAGATTATTTAGATTACGAGCATTGGACAAAGGTCATTACAAGACTTTTTGAATACTTAGCTGAAAATAAAACCTTCTATAACAATGCATTAGCCATTACTGAACAAAATTCTTTCGATCGGTATTTTTTTGACCATACACAAAACTTGCTCCTTAAAATTATTACGGATATGATGGCGCAGCAACAAATCGAACTACCTGAAGAGACGTTAACTTTTTTTAATGCGTTTTACAGTCACGCATTTGTAGGAACTGCTAAAGATTGGTTGATGCACGGCTGTCCTGTCCCTCCACGAGAACTTTCTGAAAATATCCAATTAATTGTAGAGGATTCTTTTTTATCCACTTTAAAACGATATGAAAAACAAAAAAATAACCATTAA
- the dhaQ gene encoding DhaKLM operon coactivator DhaQ, which yields MKKIVNRPEKMVTQMLNGIVYAHEEKLDRLPGTGVIYRKTRSKGNVAVVSGGGSGHEPAHTGFVGKGMLAAAVCGPIFVPPTPEEVFQGILVSDQGAGVLLIIKNFEKDVESFLAGRLLAMDQGHQVAYVIVNDDCSLEENSFQKRRRGVAGTVFVHKILAAAAESGLSLEDLKTLGEKVVRASNTLGLALSPAVVSKEHQAQFQLAEDELSFGVGIHGEPGYRIEKLHSSERLAIELVNKLKNHYPLAKGDQFALMVNGLGGTPLMELYIFTNDVRRLLELEGIKVVFKKVGNYMTSYDMKGLSLTFLKVEDDCWLDWLKEPVEAYGW from the coding sequence ATGAAAAAAATTGTTAATCGACCAGAAAAAATGGTCACTCAAATGTTAAATGGGATCGTTTACGCTCATGAAGAAAAGCTAGATCGACTGCCTGGAACTGGAGTGATTTATCGTAAAACGCGTTCTAAAGGGAACGTTGCAGTTGTAAGTGGCGGCGGAAGTGGACATGAACCTGCTCATACCGGATTTGTTGGAAAAGGAATGTTGGCAGCCGCGGTATGTGGCCCCATCTTTGTTCCCCCAACTCCAGAAGAAGTTTTTCAGGGAATCCTTGTTTCTGACCAAGGAGCAGGCGTTTTACTGATTATTAAAAATTTTGAAAAAGATGTTGAAAGCTTCCTAGCAGGACGTCTCTTAGCAATGGACCAAGGCCATCAAGTGGCGTATGTTATTGTAAACGACGATTGTTCATTAGAAGAAAATAGCTTTCAAAAAAGACGGCGTGGAGTTGCTGGAACAGTATTTGTACACAAAATTTTGGCAGCTGCAGCGGAAAGTGGCTTGTCGTTAGAGGATTTAAAAACATTAGGAGAAAAAGTAGTACGAGCTAGCAATACATTAGGTTTAGCTTTGTCGCCAGCAGTAGTTTCAAAAGAACATCAAGCCCAATTTCAATTAGCAGAAGATGAACTGTCTTTTGGAGTTGGAATTCATGGAGAGCCAGGCTATCGCATTGAAAAGTTGCATTCTTCAGAACGTTTGGCAATTGAACTGGTAAATAAATTAAAAAACCATTATCCATTAGCAAAAGGCGATCAATTTGCGTTGATGGTCAATGGATTAGGCGGAACGCCTTTAATGGAGTTGTATATTTTTACTAACGATGTTCGACGTCTACTAGAATTAGAAGGAATCAAAGTTGTTTTCAAAAAAGTTGGAAATTATATGACTTCTTATGATATGAAAGGTTTGTCATTGACCTTTTTGAAAGTAGAAGACGACTGTTGGTTAGACTGGTTGAAAGAACCTGTTGAAGCGTATGGCTGGTAA
- a CDS encoding glycerol dehydrogenase — protein sequence MRKAFISPTKYVQGEDEILNLGYFVSTFGKSALLIAHQDDINRVQAQLDQTTEKFNIEIIPSHFNGECSRQEVARLQEFAKEHNCDCVIGLGGGKAIDTAKCVAEGEALIIVPTIAATDAPTSHSAVLYTPEGEFDDYAYFKQSPSVVMVDTKIIANAPTRFLVAGMGDALSTYFEARATSNSFSNVNAGLPCGARTGECPPAKGTNAALMMAKLCYEMLLENGYNAKIACDNNLVTPALENIVETNILLSGLGFESAGLAAIHAIHDGLTALEGTHHYFHGEKVAFSAIAQLVLENAPIEELHEVLDFSLSIGLPVCLADIGVESITMEEAISVAEKACIPEESIHSMPFPITVNDVASAIMAADKIGSDYKKNH from the coding sequence ATGAGAAAAGCATTTATTTCACCAACAAAGTATGTACAAGGAGAGGACGAAATTCTTAATTTAGGCTATTTCGTTTCTACTTTCGGAAAATCAGCACTATTAATTGCCCATCAAGACGATATCAACCGTGTACAAGCACAATTAGACCAAACAACTGAAAAATTTAACATTGAAATCATTCCAAGCCATTTTAACGGCGAATGTTCAAGACAAGAAGTAGCTCGCTTACAAGAATTTGCTAAAGAACACAACTGTGACTGTGTGATTGGTTTAGGTGGCGGTAAAGCAATTGACACTGCAAAATGTGTTGCGGAAGGTGAAGCGTTGATTATTGTTCCAACAATTGCGGCAACAGATGCACCAACGAGTCATTCCGCAGTATTGTATACTCCAGAAGGCGAATTCGACGATTACGCATACTTCAAACAAAGCCCAAGCGTAGTCATGGTAGATACGAAAATTATTGCCAATGCCCCAACACGCTTTTTAGTAGCCGGAATGGGAGACGCACTTTCTACTTATTTTGAAGCACGTGCAACGTCAAACTCCTTCTCAAATGTAAATGCAGGCTTGCCATGTGGCGCACGAACAGGAGAATGCCCACCAGCTAAAGGAACAAATGCAGCTTTAATGATGGCAAAATTATGTTATGAAATGCTACTTGAAAATGGCTACAATGCAAAAATTGCTTGTGACAATAACCTTGTAACACCTGCTTTAGAAAATATTGTTGAAACAAACATTTTATTATCAGGCTTAGGCTTTGAAAGTGCTGGTTTAGCAGCGATTCATGCGATTCATGACGGATTGACTGCCTTAGAAGGAACGCATCATTATTTCCATGGTGAAAAAGTGGCCTTTAGCGCAATTGCGCAATTAGTATTAGAAAATGCACCAATTGAAGAACTACATGAAGTGTTAGATTTCTCATTATCAATTGGCCTACCTGTCTGCTTAGCAGATATCGGAGTTGAATCTATTACAATGGAAGAAGCTATCTCAGTTGCTGAAAAAGCTTGTATTCCTGAAGAGTCCATCCATTCTATGCCATTCCCAATCACTGTTAATGATGTTGCATCAGCCATTATGGCAGCAGATAAAATTGGGAGCGACTACAAAAAAAATCACTAA
- the dhaM gene encoding dihydroxyacetone kinase phosphoryl donor subunit DhaM: protein MSKLGVVVVSHVPQIAEGVVRLMREVAKDVSITSAGGTDENEVGTSFEKIQTAFDANEAEILLAFYDLGSAKMNLEMVMEMTDKEVHLFDTAFLESSYTAAALIQADASLEMIKEQIDPMKIK from the coding sequence ATGAGTAAACTAGGTGTTGTTGTCGTTTCACATGTTCCTCAAATTGCAGAAGGAGTCGTTCGCTTAATGCGAGAAGTGGCAAAGGATGTATCGATTACCTCTGCTGGCGGAACGGATGAGAATGAAGTTGGAACGAGCTTTGAAAAAATCCAAACAGCTTTTGACGCTAATGAAGCTGAAATTTTATTAGCTTTCTATGATTTAGGTAGTGCCAAAATGAATTTAGAAATGGTAATGGAAATGACAGACAAAGAAGTTCATCTATTTGATACAGCTTTTCTAGAAAGTAGCTATACGGCGGCAGCCTTGATTCAAGCCGATGCATCCTTAGAGATGATTAAAGAACAAATTGATCCGATGAAAATTAAATAA
- the dhaL gene encoding dihydroxyacetone kinase subunit DhaL: MNVETVKTWLDLFTDEVNQNKEYLSELDTPIGDGDHGMNMARGTTAVKEVIAEKNPTTLVDIFKLTGMTLVSKVGGASGPLYGSAFISMAKAAGETDDLGELLAAGLAGIQKRGKAEVGEKTMVDVWQPVVEAVQKNELTSKVIQDAVEGTKEIKATKGRASYLGDRSIGHIDPGAMSSGYLFEAMLKAGVFQ; this comes from the coding sequence ATGAATGTAGAAACTGTAAAAACCTGGTTAGACTTATTTACAGATGAGGTTAATCAAAACAAAGAGTATTTAAGTGAATTGGACACCCCAATTGGCGACGGAGACCACGGTATGAATATGGCTCGTGGTACAACGGCCGTAAAAGAGGTTATTGCTGAAAAAAATCCAACAACGTTGGTAGATATTTTCAAATTAACGGGTATGACATTAGTTAGTAAAGTGGGAGGCGCGTCAGGTCCCTTATATGGTTCAGCGTTCATCAGTATGGCAAAAGCTGCTGGAGAAACAGATGATTTAGGGGAGCTCTTGGCTGCTGGTTTGGCTGGAATTCAAAAACGTGGCAAGGCTGAAGTTGGCGAAAAAACAATGGTAGACGTTTGGCAACCTGTTGTTGAAGCAGTACAAAAAAACGAACTAACTTCTAAAGTTATTCAAGATGCTGTTGAAGGGACAAAAGAAATTAAAGCTACAAAAGGTCGCGCATCATATCTTGGCGATCGCTCAATTGGGCATATTGATCCAGGAGCAATGTCAAGTGGATATTTATTTGAAGCAATGTTGAAAGCAGGTGTTTTTCAATGA
- the dhaK gene encoding dihydroxyacetone kinase subunit DhaK — translation MKKIINDATAVVDEMLDGLTYAHGDLVERINESGIIVAKNQTKGHVGLISGGGSGHEPAHAGFVGQGMLSAAVCGAVFTSPTPDQILEGIKAADQGAGVFLIIKNYSGDVMNFDMAKELAEMEDIEVDFIIVDDDIAVEDSTYTAGKRGVAGTVLVHKILGAAADQGASLSEIKAMADKLVPQIKTIGVALTGATVPEVGKPGFVLADDEIEFGVGIHGEPGYRREKIAPSKELAKELVMKLKAAFDWKKGDHFALLVNGLGSTPLMEQYIFTNDVRQLLDEEGIVVEFKKVGDFMTAIDMAGLSLTLVKLEDSKWLENLIYKTNTIAW, via the coding sequence ATGAAAAAGATAATAAATGACGCGACAGCAGTAGTAGACGAAATGTTGGACGGGTTGACTTATGCACATGGAGATTTAGTTGAACGTATCAATGAAAGCGGAATCATCGTAGCGAAAAATCAAACGAAGGGACATGTTGGGTTAATTAGTGGAGGCGGAAGCGGACATGAACCAGCACATGCAGGTTTTGTCGGTCAAGGAATGTTATCAGCAGCAGTTTGTGGGGCAGTTTTTACATCACCAACTCCTGATCAAATTTTAGAAGGAATCAAAGCAGCTGATCAAGGAGCCGGCGTCTTTTTAATCATTAAAAATTATTCTGGTGACGTGATGAATTTCGATATGGCAAAAGAGTTAGCTGAGATGGAAGATATTGAAGTTGATTTTATTATTGTAGATGACGACATTGCAGTGGAAGATAGTACCTATACGGCAGGAAAACGTGGAGTTGCAGGGACTGTTTTAGTTCATAAAATTTTAGGCGCTGCAGCTGATCAAGGTGCAAGTTTATCAGAAATTAAAGCAATGGCTGATAAATTGGTTCCACAAATCAAAACCATTGGAGTAGCCTTAACAGGTGCAACTGTTCCTGAGGTAGGGAAGCCAGGCTTTGTTTTAGCAGATGATGAAATTGAATTTGGTGTGGGTATTCACGGTGAACCTGGTTACCGCAGAGAAAAAATCGCTCCTTCAAAAGAGTTAGCAAAAGAATTAGTAATGAAGTTAAAAGCAGCCTTCGATTGGAAAAAAGGCGATCATTTCGCACTATTAGTTAACGGCTTAGGCAGCACACCTTTAATGGAACAATATATTTTTACAAATGATGTTCGCCAATTACTAGATGAAGAAGGAATAGTGGTTGAATTTAAAAAAGTGGGCGATTTCATGACTGCAATCGATATGGCTGGTTTATCGTTAACATTAGTAAAATTAGAAGATTCTAAATGGCTAGAAAATTTAATTTATAAAACAAATACAATTGCTTGGTAG
- a CDS encoding nitroreductase family protein — MEQDEPHSISQLIQSRRTIRKILPDAIPLELIYTILEIASFAPFHSKKEPWEVLLISTESERQLFSTAILESYTRLGVWDSYDQSALDKTKRKVYDYFAEVPVSIVVSVPLEADQKTSLEAISATAAFIQNIQLVAWDKSIGVTWRTTPNIFDSTFAEALRIDSTRKIVATLHLTKIKPASTKIKAKRSPLSEWVTTLESVRNNET, encoded by the coding sequence ATGGAACAAGATGAACCACATTCAATTAGTCAACTAATTCAAAGTAGAAGGACGATTCGAAAGATTTTACCCGATGCTATCCCTCTAGAGCTAATTTATACTATTTTAGAAATAGCTTCTTTTGCACCTTTCCATTCAAAAAAAGAACCTTGGGAAGTTTTACTTATTTCAACAGAATCAGAACGCCAACTATTTTCAACAGCAATCCTTGAAAGTTACACACGTTTAGGGGTGTGGGATTCTTACGATCAATCAGCCTTAGATAAAACAAAACGCAAAGTCTATGACTATTTTGCTGAAGTGCCCGTCAGCATCGTTGTTTCTGTTCCATTAGAAGCTGATCAAAAGACTTCATTGGAAGCCATTTCTGCTACCGCTGCATTTATTCAAAATATCCAACTTGTCGCTTGGGATAAATCAATCGGCGTAACTTGGCGAACCACACCTAATATTTTTGACTCAACATTCGCTGAAGCATTACGAATTGATTCCACCCGGAAAATTGTTGCAACTCTTCATTTAACTAAAATAAAACCAGCGTCAACAAAAATAAAAGCAAAACGTAGTCCTCTTAGCGAATGGGTGACTACTTTAGAAAGTGTGAGAAATAATGAAACATAA
- a CDS encoding FecCD family ABC transporter permease, translating to MKHKNYLLILIALIVAIFLSIIYSTSIGQVDIPFDQSWNIFLSKISNGSVGSLDHLDNQSYITIIWQLRLPRALFALLVGMGLAVSGTIMQAIVQNPLADPYILGISSGASLGATFVILLGVGSGALFAQVGVAFGAFIGAIIASFGVLLLASFGGRITSIKLLLSGMVISSLLSAFSSLIVYFANNAEGIKTITFWSMGSLASASWDKLPILSVPVLLSCLFFLFQHRILNTMLLGDEAAITLGIELGKYRKIYLALASLLTGTVVAYSGMIGFVGLIIPHLARGLFGANHKRLLPMVLLIGSLFMIWADILARILIKNVEIPIGIITSVIGAPLFIYIIIKKNYQFGG from the coding sequence ATGAAACATAAAAACTATCTTTTAATTCTAATTGCCTTGATTGTAGCAATTTTTCTTTCTATCATTTACTCTACGTCCATCGGTCAAGTTGACATTCCTTTCGACCAATCTTGGAACATCTTTCTCTCTAAAATCTCAAATGGTTCCGTTGGATCATTAGATCATTTGGACAATCAATCTTACATCACGATTATTTGGCAATTGCGATTGCCTCGAGCATTATTTGCTTTATTAGTTGGAATGGGCTTAGCCGTTAGCGGAACGATTATGCAGGCTATTGTTCAAAACCCATTAGCAGATCCTTATATTTTAGGGATTTCGTCTGGTGCTTCTTTAGGAGCAACGTTTGTGATTCTTTTAGGAGTCGGAAGTGGTGCCTTATTTGCACAGGTTGGTGTTGCTTTTGGCGCCTTTATTGGAGCAATTATTGCCTCTTTTGGTGTTTTATTATTAGCTAGTTTTGGCGGACGCATTACATCAATCAAATTGCTGTTGTCAGGCATGGTCATTAGTTCGTTATTAAGTGCTTTTTCCAGTTTAATCGTTTATTTTGCAAACAACGCTGAAGGCATTAAGACCATCACCTTTTGGTCAATGGGCAGTCTTGCTTCTGCTAGTTGGGATAAATTACCCATTCTTTCTGTACCAGTACTGTTAAGCTGTCTCTTCTTCCTCTTCCAACATCGAATTTTAAATACTATGTTGCTTGGAGACGAGGCTGCCATTACACTTGGAATCGAGCTTGGAAAATATCGAAAAATCTATCTAGCTTTAGCTTCTCTTCTAACAGGGACGGTTGTCGCCTATTCTGGAATGATTGGCTTTGTAGGGCTCATTATACCTCATTTAGCCAGAGGACTCTTTGGAGCAAATCATAAACGTCTTTTGCCGATGGTTTTACTGATTGGGTCATTATTTATGATTTGGGCCGATATTCTTGCTAGAATTCTAATTAAAAATGTGGAAATTCCAATTGGAATCATTACTTCAGTCATTGGCGCACCTCTTTTTATCTATATTATTATCAAAAAAAATTATCAATTTGGAGGTTAA
- a CDS encoding ABC transporter ATP-binding protein, whose translation MTQLVAQNISVRIGKKDIVKDITLRVDHQQFVGVIGANGCGKSTLLKSLYKSIKPEKGRVFLDELDVLKASNKIVAKHVSVVSQFNEMSFDLSVEQIVLLGRTPHKKLLESDTEADYQIVEQALAQTNLLQYRNRSFLSLSGGEKQRVILARAIAQQPHFIILDEPTNHLDIRYQLELLNNVKKMKIGVLAALHDLEMAASYCDYLYAMKDGEVIAKGTPEELLTGELIEELYQVQCQTFINPITKKMGFSYFSN comes from the coding sequence ATGACACAATTAGTCGCTCAGAACATATCCGTTCGGATTGGTAAAAAAGACATCGTCAAAGACATTACTCTTCGAGTTGATCATCAACAATTTGTTGGCGTGATTGGAGCAAATGGGTGCGGAAAATCTACCTTACTAAAAAGTCTTTATAAGAGTATTAAACCCGAAAAAGGCCGTGTCTTTTTAGATGAATTAGATGTTTTAAAGGCGTCCAATAAGATCGTTGCAAAACATGTATCTGTCGTTAGCCAATTCAATGAAATGAGCTTTGATTTAAGTGTTGAACAGATTGTTCTTTTAGGCCGTACTCCGCATAAAAAGTTATTAGAGTCTGATACAGAAGCTGACTATCAGATAGTAGAACAGGCTTTAGCACAGACTAATCTGCTACAATACCGAAATCGTAGCTTTCTATCCTTATCTGGTGGGGAGAAACAACGCGTGATCTTAGCTAGAGCGATTGCTCAACAGCCTCATTTTATTATTCTTGATGAACCTACAAATCACTTAGATATCCGTTACCAACTGGAATTATTAAACAACGTAAAAAAAATGAAAATTGGCGTTCTTGCAGCGCTTCATGATTTGGAAATGGCAGCTTCTTACTGTGATTACCTCTACGCAATGAAAGATGGCGAAGTCATCGCTAAAGGAACTCCTGAAGAATTGCTGACTGGTGAGCTGATAGAAGAACTTTATCAAGTTCAGTGCCAAACATTTATCAATCCAATTACTAAAAAAATGGGTTTTTCCTATTTTAGTAACTAA
- a CDS encoding ABC transporter substrate-binding protein: MKKTILIGSIVTLSLLVAACGTKENQTQENSSSKENYPVTISNYAKAEGSTKWKTKEETFQEAPRKVMANTKPAAELLLHLGLEDKIVGVGADFGQPDKAVEKIYKKLPILSKDYVGKEVTLGTDPDFVYGRAGLFDNNEWGVGTVDSLNASGIRTYLLESSVTGGTFNSIYQDIDNLGKIFNVEAKAKEFSDEIKAKESKLTTSLQKIDKRQTFAYIHTMDPTEISIYSAHDESFFNDIFNLIKLDNVYKDEKGDISIETLLETDPDILIFPIWEDGADVAKIKSGFYANPKLANMKAIKTKQVYGVDYNYLFGYGYQSLDGIEKLASEIYPSLFN, from the coding sequence ATGAAAAAAACAATATTAATCGGTTCAATAGTTACTTTAAGTCTACTTGTTGCTGCTTGTGGAACGAAAGAAAATCAAACTCAGGAAAATTCTTCCTCAAAAGAAAATTATCCTGTAACCATTAGTAATTACGCCAAAGCTGAAGGCTCAACAAAATGGAAAACAAAAGAAGAAACCTTCCAAGAAGCTCCTCGCAAGGTAATGGCAAATACAAAACCTGCTGCTGAACTTTTATTGCATTTAGGCTTAGAAGACAAGATTGTTGGAGTTGGAGCTGATTTTGGACAACCAGATAAAGCAGTCGAAAAAATCTATAAAAAATTGCCAATTTTATCAAAAGACTATGTAGGAAAAGAAGTGACTTTAGGAACAGATCCAGACTTTGTTTACGGGCGTGCCGGATTGTTTGATAATAATGAATGGGGCGTTGGGACAGTGGATTCCTTAAATGCTAGCGGCATTCGTACCTATCTTTTAGAATCTTCTGTAACAGGAGGGACGTTTAACTCTATCTACCAAGATATCGACAATTTAGGAAAAATTTTCAACGTGGAGGCAAAAGCAAAAGAATTTTCTGATGAAATAAAAGCCAAAGAATCGAAGCTCACAACTTCTTTACAAAAAATCGATAAAAGACAAACCTTTGCTTACATCCATACGATGGATCCTACTGAAATTTCAATTTATTCTGCTCATGATGAAAGTTTCTTTAATGATATCTTCAATCTAATTAAATTGGACAATGTCTACAAAGATGAAAAAGGAGACATCAGCATTGAAACGCTCCTTGAAACAGATCCAGATATCCTTATTTTTCCAATTTGGGAAGATGGCGCGGATGTTGCTAAAATCAAATCAGGGTTTTATGCAAATCCTAAACTAGCCAATATGAAAGCTATTAAAACCAAACAAGTTTATGGCGTTGATTATAATTACCTGTTTGGTTATGGGTATCAAAGTTTAGATGGTATTGAAAAATTAGCATCCGAAATTTATCCCTCTTTATTTAACTAA
- the jag gene encoding RNA-binding cell elongation regulator Jag/EloR: MEQYTASGETVEKAIAIGLDQLGITRSDARITIISEGKKGLFGFGKKEAIVEIKSTIASKKQETQEPLLEDLVVNEEMPAKELQLEQRNDTVAIETSKKYLVDILVQIGADATIEEELVEDKIIFHVKTEKPGLVIGKHGKVLNALQALTQVLVHRHAKSKLTAIVNVGDYRERREMILKQLAERTAEKVLRTNQPVFLEPMPAFERKQIHFYLSKDGQVSTHSEGNEPHRYLVVEPAKKRL; this comes from the coding sequence GTGGAACAATACACTGCAAGTGGAGAAACTGTTGAAAAAGCAATTGCAATTGGATTAGATCAATTGGGAATTACTCGAAGTGATGCGCGCATCACCATTATTTCAGAAGGTAAAAAAGGACTCTTTGGTTTTGGAAAGAAAGAGGCAATCGTAGAAATTAAATCAACGATTGCCTCAAAAAAACAAGAAACGCAAGAACCTCTTTTGGAAGATCTAGTAGTTAATGAAGAAATGCCAGCAAAAGAACTTCAGTTAGAACAGCGAAACGACACGGTTGCAATCGAAACCTCAAAAAAATACCTAGTTGATATTTTGGTACAAATTGGTGCAGATGCAACCATTGAAGAAGAACTCGTTGAAGATAAAATTATTTTCCATGTAAAAACTGAAAAGCCAGGTTTAGTAATTGGCAAACACGGTAAAGTTTTGAATGCGTTACAGGCGTTGACACAAGTTCTTGTGCATCGACATGCTAAGAGTAAGTTAACGGCAATTGTGAACGTTGGCGATTATCGTGAACGTCGTGAAATGATTCTAAAACAGCTAGCAGAACGTACGGCAGAAAAAGTATTGCGTACCAACCAACCTGTTTTTCTAGAACCAATGCCAGCTTTTGAACGCAAGCAAATTCATTTTTATTTAAGTAAAGATGGTCAAGTGAGCACACATTCAGAGGGCAATGAGCCTCATCGATATTTAGTTGTTGAACCTGCTAAAAAACGACTTTAA